The Synergistaceae bacterium genome contains a region encoding:
- a CDS encoding rod shape-determining protein: protein MFGTDIGIDLGTATVLIYEKNHGVVLREPSVVAVDQDTGDILAVGYDAKSMVGRTPGSITSVRPLRDGVIANYAMTEAMLQHFMRRVTKGSQRFFRNRTMICVPSGATDVERRAVLEAALEVGAREAYLIEEPMAAAIGANLDVEEARGKMLVDIGGGTTDIAVISLGGVVVSKSLRLGGDKFDEGIMRYLRRQYNLAIGEQTAENLKIWIGTCVPLEEDKHMIVKGRDLVQGLPRQIDVTSSAVNMAIGEMIQTLIDGIRNVLELTPPELSADIIDRGIVLTGGGALLHGLPELIAQQTGINCFTAENPMESVALGTGKALSEIDRLKSSGRSSMLVNLKRSSRKHY from the coding sequence TTGTTCGGGACTGACATCGGAATAGACTTAGGGACAGCAACCGTACTCATCTACGAGAAGAATCACGGAGTAGTTCTGCGCGAGCCGTCTGTTGTTGCGGTGGATCAGGACACCGGCGACATTCTGGCGGTGGGTTACGATGCCAAGAGCATGGTCGGCAGGACACCGGGCAGCATAACGTCAGTACGTCCCCTCCGCGACGGAGTAATCGCCAACTACGCGATGACTGAGGCTATGCTTCAGCACTTCATGAGGCGTGTAACTAAGGGTTCGCAGAGGTTCTTCCGCAACCGCACTATGATCTGCGTACCTTCGGGAGCAACGGATGTTGAGCGTCGTGCTGTGCTTGAGGCAGCTCTAGAGGTCGGGGCACGTGAAGCGTACCTCATTGAAGAGCCAATGGCCGCCGCGATAGGTGCGAACCTCGACGTTGAGGAGGCGCGCGGAAAAATGCTCGTCGACATCGGCGGAGGAACGACGGATATTGCCGTGATTTCGCTCGGAGGAGTTGTTGTGTCGAAGTCATTAAGGCTCGGGGGCGACAAGTTCGATGAAGGGATTATGCGCTACCTTCGGAGACAGTACAATCTTGCAATAGGTGAGCAGACTGCAGAGAACCTCAAAATCTGGATAGGCACATGCGTTCCCCTTGAGGAAGACAAGCACATGATAGTGAAAGGCAGAGACCTCGTGCAGGGACTTCCGCGACAGATAGACGTAACCAGTTCGGCGGTGAATATGGCGATTGGCGAGATGATACAGACGCTGATTGACGGAATACGCAACGTCCTCGAGCTAACTCCTCCCGAATTATCCGCCGACATAATTGACAGAGGAATAGTGCTTACGGGCGGAGGAGCTCTGCTTCACGGACTGCCCGAACTCATAGCCCAGCAGACCGGCATAAACTGTTTCACGGCAGAAAACCCGATGGAGAGCGTTGCGCTCGGGACAGGTAAAGCCTTGTCGGAGATTGACCGCCTCAAGAGTTCCGGCAGAAGCTCAATGCTGGTGAACCTGAAGCGTTCGAGCCGCAAGCACTACTAG